A genome region from Nymphalis io chromosome Z, ilAglIoxx1.1, whole genome shotgun sequence includes the following:
- the LOC126780418 gene encoding uncharacterized protein LOC126780418 isoform X3, giving the protein METGPGTSCKTMNDESQEEVGMQQESSGEASSTDELAPLTDNTSRYYENMYNLSVESDLEDDDWDLNPYASSRGPPIPFVINDYLGDDVEEIDIDYKISKIEDLEQMTVNSPRWYALVRSHLTEEEREELWKRTPWAIKFYWDDSDDADDADVDDIGPAARPLFKDPSYIEL; this is encoded by the exons ATGGAGACTGGCCCGGGAacc AGCTGCAAAACAATGAATGACGAGAGTCAAGAGGAAGTCGGCATGCAACAAGAATCTAGCGGCGAAGCCTCGTCGACTGACGAATTGGCTCCTCTAACTGATAATACAAGCAGATATTATG AAAACATGTACAATCTATCGGTGGAGTCAGATTTAGAAGATGACGACTGGGATT TGAACCCATATGCCTCTTCTCGTGGACCACCAATTCCATTTGTGATCAACGACTATCTAGGAGATGATGTCGAAGAAATTGATATCGACTATAAGATAAGCAAAATTGAAGACTTGGAACAAATG acCGTGAATAGTCCTCGCTGGTATGCTCTTGTCAGGTCACACTTGACTGAAGAAGAACGAGAGGAATTGTGGAAAAGAACTCCTTGG gcaataaaattttattgggaTGATTCTGATGACGCTGATGACGCTGACGTTGATGACATTGGTCCTGCTGCTCGGCCGTTATTTAAGGATCCGAGCTATATCGAACTTTAA
- the LOC126780418 gene encoding uncharacterized protein LOC126780418 isoform X1, whose product METGPGTSCKTMNDESQEEVGMQQESSGEASSTDELAPLTDNTSRYYEEVMTELLSENMYNLSVESDLEDDDWDLNPYASSRGPPIPFVINDYLGDDVEEIDIDYKISKIEDLEQMTVNSPRWYALVRSHLTEEEREELWKRTPWAIKFYWDDSDDADDADVDDIGPAARPLFKDPSYIEL is encoded by the exons ATGGAGACTGGCCCGGGAacc AGCTGCAAAACAATGAATGACGAGAGTCAAGAGGAAGTCGGCATGCAACAAGAATCTAGCGGCGAAGCCTCGTCGACTGACGAATTGGCTCCTCTAACTGATAATACAAGCAGATATTATG AAGAAGTTATGACGGAGTTACTTTCAGAAAACATGTACAATCTATCGGTGGAGTCAGATTTAGAAGATGACGACTGGGATT TGAACCCATATGCCTCTTCTCGTGGACCACCAATTCCATTTGTGATCAACGACTATCTAGGAGATGATGTCGAAGAAATTGATATCGACTATAAGATAAGCAAAATTGAAGACTTGGAACAAATG acCGTGAATAGTCCTCGCTGGTATGCTCTTGTCAGGTCACACTTGACTGAAGAAGAACGAGAGGAATTGTGGAAAAGAACTCCTTGG gcaataaaattttattgggaTGATTCTGATGACGCTGATGACGCTGACGTTGATGACATTGGTCCTGCTGCTCGGCCGTTATTTAAGGATCCGAGCTATATCGAACTTTAA
- the LOC126780418 gene encoding uncharacterized protein LOC126780418 isoform X2 codes for METGPGTSCKTMNDESQEEVGMQQESSGEASSTDELAPLTDNTSRYYEVMTELLSENMYNLSVESDLEDDDWDLNPYASSRGPPIPFVINDYLGDDVEEIDIDYKISKIEDLEQMTVNSPRWYALVRSHLTEEEREELWKRTPWAIKFYWDDSDDADDADVDDIGPAARPLFKDPSYIEL; via the exons ATGGAGACTGGCCCGGGAacc AGCTGCAAAACAATGAATGACGAGAGTCAAGAGGAAGTCGGCATGCAACAAGAATCTAGCGGCGAAGCCTCGTCGACTGACGAATTGGCTCCTCTAACTGATAATACAAGCAGATATTATG AAGTTATGACGGAGTTACTTTCAGAAAACATGTACAATCTATCGGTGGAGTCAGATTTAGAAGATGACGACTGGGATT TGAACCCATATGCCTCTTCTCGTGGACCACCAATTCCATTTGTGATCAACGACTATCTAGGAGATGATGTCGAAGAAATTGATATCGACTATAAGATAAGCAAAATTGAAGACTTGGAACAAATG acCGTGAATAGTCCTCGCTGGTATGCTCTTGTCAGGTCACACTTGACTGAAGAAGAACGAGAGGAATTGTGGAAAAGAACTCCTTGG gcaataaaattttattgggaTGATTCTGATGACGCTGATGACGCTGACGTTGATGACATTGGTCCTGCTGCTCGGCCGTTATTTAAGGATCCGAGCTATATCGAACTTTAA